In one window of Mobiluncus massiliensis DNA:
- the aroC gene encoding chorismate synthase, whose product MCGEMWQDELMLECVTAGESHGAALIAVLSGLPAGIEITTNTLSKALAQRRKGYGRGTRQKFEQDAVTILSGLRHGKTLGSPVAVEIKNTEWPRWQTVMSPDPVSRQALLRDAGRGDERELARNLRLTKPRPGHADFAGMMKYGFTDARNVLERSSARETAARVALGAFAQALLDQVAGIRLVSHVTSVGSVSVPLDAPVPRPEDADYLDSDPVRCLDAHTAEQMVQAIDHAQHTGDTLGGVVQVIAYGVPVGLGSHVSRDRRLDARLAAALVSIQAVKGVEIGAAFLQASLPGSEAHDPLYRGDQPADANTGLGTIARPTNLAGGIEGGMSNGNPIVVSAAVKPISTVPHALPTLDLADGSVATGLHQRSDTTAVVPAAVIAQAEVALVLADALLEKTGGDSVAECSRNLWAYLDEVTQRTTFS is encoded by the coding sequence ATGTGTGGTGAAATGTGGCAAGATGAACTCATGTTGGAATGTGTCACTGCCGGGGAATCACACGGCGCCGCCCTGATAGCCGTACTCAGTGGACTGCCGGCAGGGATAGAAATCACCACCAATACCCTGAGCAAAGCCCTCGCGCAACGACGGAAGGGCTACGGCAGGGGAACGCGTCAAAAATTTGAGCAAGACGCGGTGACCATACTTTCAGGGCTGCGTCACGGGAAAACCCTGGGCTCCCCGGTCGCGGTTGAAATCAAGAACACTGAATGGCCCAGGTGGCAAACAGTCATGAGTCCCGACCCGGTGTCTCGTCAGGCGTTACTGCGCGACGCGGGGCGAGGTGACGAGCGCGAATTAGCGCGGAATCTGCGGCTTACGAAGCCGCGGCCGGGACACGCCGATTTTGCCGGCATGATGAAGTACGGTTTCACAGATGCTCGTAACGTGTTGGAGCGTTCTTCCGCTCGGGAAACGGCCGCCAGAGTGGCTTTGGGGGCTTTCGCACAAGCGTTGTTGGATCAGGTCGCGGGGATTCGTTTAGTGTCTCACGTCACGTCCGTTGGTTCAGTTTCCGTTCCACTGGACGCGCCGGTGCCGCGGCCAGAAGATGCGGATTATCTCGATAGCGACCCGGTGCGCTGCCTGGATGCGCATACGGCTGAACAGATGGTGCAGGCTATCGATCACGCGCAGCATACGGGCGACACGTTGGGAGGAGTGGTGCAGGTCATCGCCTACGGGGTGCCTGTCGGTTTAGGCTCTCACGTGAGCCGTGACCGCCGACTGGACGCGCGTCTGGCCGCCGCCCTCGTCTCTATTCAAGCCGTAAAAGGGGTGGAAATCGGCGCGGCTTTTCTGCAAGCCTCCCTGCCGGGCAGCGAAGCCCACGACCCCCTCTACCGCGGTGACCAGCCAGCTGACGCAAACACGGGCTTGGGCACGATAGCGCGACCGACTAACCTGGCGGGTGGCATTGAAGGCGGGATGTCCAACGGCAATCCCATCGTGGTTTCCGCCGCCGTGAAACCTATCTCTACCGTGCCCCACGCTCTGCCGACCCTGGATTTGGCTGATGGCAGCGTGGCGACTGGGCTGCACCAGCGTTCGGACACGACCGCGGTGGTGCCGGCAGCCGTCATCGCCCAGGCCGAGGTCGCGCTGGTGCTGGCAGACGCTTTGCTGGAAAAAACGGGCGGGGACTCGGTGGCGGAATGTTCGCGAAACTTGTGGGCCTACCTGGATGAGGTTACGCAAAGGACGACTTTTTCATGA
- a CDS encoding prepilin peptidase: MLWHVLAWIVSGIWGYAVGAVTTKILRERSIELPDLFYLPFSLCLTLVTVFLNVIQWSILNYFSHGSCFTHFLVTLPVYLGTAPFCALFLTDARFRLLPNRLLGLGAAMLLPVLSIVALILRNPEALARVWVLGLAIGLVLALATYLGLGMGDVKLAALLSAWLGLYNWFAPLAMLLLASLLGGAFALIQIIRKKLDLDKDIAFGPWLITGAYITWVVYLPSILVGI; encoded by the coding sequence ATGCTCTGGCACGTTCTGGCATGGATTGTCAGCGGAATCTGGGGTTACGCGGTGGGCGCGGTCACGACCAAAATTCTGCGCGAGCGTAGCATCGAATTGCCGGACCTGTTCTACCTACCCTTTTCGTTGTGCCTCACCTTGGTTACGGTTTTCCTCAATGTGATTCAGTGGTCCATCCTCAACTACTTTTCCCACGGTTCATGTTTTACCCATTTTCTCGTCACCTTGCCGGTGTACCTGGGGACCGCCCCATTCTGTGCGCTGTTTCTGACTGATGCTCGCTTTCGACTGTTGCCCAATCGGCTACTGGGCCTGGGAGCTGCGATGCTGTTGCCCGTACTGAGCATTGTCGCCCTGATTCTGCGTAACCCCGAAGCGCTGGCGCGGGTCTGGGTTTTGGGGCTAGCCATAGGGCTGGTTCTGGCTCTCGCCACGTATCTCGGTTTAGGGATGGGAGATGTCAAGCTCGCAGCGCTGCTCAGTGCGTGGCTAGGTCTTTATAACTGGTTCGCGCCCCTAGCGATGCTGCTACTGGCCTCACTCTTGGGCGGCGCGTTTGCCTTAATCCAGATCATCCGTAAAAAACTTGATTTAGATAAAGACATTGCTTTTGGCCCGTGGCTCATCACGGGCGCCTACATCACGTGGGTGGTGTATCTGCCCTCGATATTGGTGGGCATCTAG
- a CDS encoding ABC transporter substrate-binding protein — MASKFTKIAALLSATALTLTLSACGGSDNTAADDGKGKVYYLSFKPEQDETWQKIAKAYTDETGVPVKVVTAASGTYEQTLKAEVTKKEAPTLFQINGPIGMQSWKDYTADLSSTDFYNNLLDKSMAVGEDGKIYGVPYVVEGYGIIYNQSILNKYFGLPGAKVTSMEEVKNFDTLKTLVEDMQAKKADLGIDGVFAATSLKPGEDWRWQTHLADLPVYFEYQDNDTEDMDELEFKYNKEYKNIFDLYLNNSTIAPTLASSKAVTDSMAEFALGKAAMVQNGNWAYGQISEVAGNTVKAEDVKMLPIYTGKSGEETQGLNIGTENFFSINSQASPADQKASIDFVNWLISSDAGKKYMVDELGFIPPFSTFSETEQPADPLAKEVVSYMSNSELKTIPWVFTTFPSQTFKDDFGQALSQYAAGQMKWDEVVEMFKTGWAAEKQS; from the coding sequence ATGGCAAGTAAATTCACAAAAATCGCCGCCTTATTGTCGGCAACCGCTTTGACCTTGACCCTGAGCGCTTGCGGTGGATCTGATAACACCGCCGCCGATGACGGCAAGGGTAAAGTTTATTACCTCAGCTTTAAACCTGAGCAAGACGAAACTTGGCAAAAAATTGCCAAGGCCTACACCGATGAGACTGGCGTTCCGGTAAAGGTCGTCACAGCAGCATCCGGCACCTATGAACAAACTCTTAAGGCAGAGGTAACCAAGAAAGAAGCCCCGACCCTGTTCCAGATCAACGGTCCGATTGGTATGCAATCGTGGAAAGACTACACTGCAGACCTCTCTTCCACAGATTTCTACAACAATCTTTTGGATAAGTCGATGGCAGTCGGCGAAGACGGCAAGATTTACGGCGTTCCCTATGTGGTAGAAGGCTACGGCATCATCTACAACCAATCAATCTTGAACAAGTATTTTGGTCTGCCCGGTGCCAAGGTCACCTCGATGGAGGAAGTAAAGAATTTCGACACCCTGAAGACCCTGGTAGAAGACATGCAAGCTAAAAAGGCGGACTTGGGCATTGATGGGGTATTTGCCGCCACTTCGCTGAAACCCGGTGAAGATTGGCGTTGGCAGACTCACTTGGCGGATTTACCTGTTTACTTTGAATACCAGGACAATGACACCGAGGACATGGATGAGTTGGAATTCAAGTACAACAAGGAGTACAAGAACATCTTTGACCTTTATCTGAACAACTCCACAATTGCGCCGACTTTAGCGAGCTCCAAAGCCGTAACTGACTCAATGGCAGAATTCGCTCTGGGTAAAGCCGCAATGGTGCAAAATGGTAACTGGGCATATGGTCAGATTTCCGAAGTCGCCGGGAACACGGTTAAGGCTGAAGACGTTAAGATGCTCCCCATCTATACCGGCAAATCCGGAGAGGAAACTCAGGGCTTGAACATCGGTACTGAGAACTTCTTCTCAATTAACTCCCAAGCCTCACCTGCTGATCAAAAGGCCTCCATAGACTTCGTGAATTGGTTGATTTCTTCCGATGCTGGCAAGAAATACATGGTTGACGAGCTTGGCTTCATTCCCCCGTTCAGCACCTTTAGCGAAACCGAACAGCCTGCTGATCCGTTGGCAAAGGAAGTTGTTTCTTACATGTCCAACAGTGAACTTAAGACCATCCCGTGGGTATTTACTACGTTCCCGAGCCAAACCTTTAAGGACGACTTTGGCCAAGCGCTGTCCCAATATGCTGCCGGTCAGATGAAGTGGGATGAGGTAGTCGAAATGTTCAAGACTGGCTGGGCTGCTGAGAAGCAATCCTAA